The following are encoded together in the Chaetodon auriga isolate fChaAug3 chromosome 6, fChaAug3.hap1, whole genome shotgun sequence genome:
- the cers3b gene encoding ceramide synthase 2 codes for MLETVKEWLFWDRLWLPRDLSWSDLEDSEGRVYAKASHLYAALPCALCMLLVRYLFERYVATPLADVWGIKDKGRVTAEPNPVLENYFCSKARVPSQADVRALCKKANWPERRVQVWFRRRRNQDRPGLRRRFCEASWRCAFYLLAFVYGVLVLYDKPWFYNLKEVWAGFPKQSMLPSQYWYYILEMGFYVSLVLRLTFDVKRKDFKEQVIHHTATLILLSFSWISNFIRIGTIVMALHDSSDIVLEAGKLFNYAGWEKTTNGMFVVFTAVFMMTRLVIFPFWVIHCTWVYPLEYYDAFFGYYFFNAMLAVLQMLHLYWAVLILRMVYKFIFSKLEGDDRSDEEEDDSDSSKERNHKLSHTNGSGTRGWASGH; via the exons ATGTTGGAGACAGTCAAGGAGTGGCTGTTTTGGGACCGTCTGTGGCTGCCACGAGACCTCTCCTGGTCCGATCTGGAGGACAGTGAAGGTCGCGTCTACGCTAAAGCCTCTCATCTTTACGCTGCTCTGCCTTGTGCCCTCTGCATGCTCCTAGTCAGATACCTGTTTGAGAG GTATGTAGCTACACCGCTGGCTGATGTTTGGGGAATCAAGGACAAGGGACGAGTCACAGCAGAACCAAACCCTGTCCTAGAAAACTACTTCTGCAGCAAAGCACGAGTTCCATCACAG GCTGATGTGAGGGCACTGTGTAAGAAGGCCAACTGGCCAGAAAGGAGAGTTCAAGTCTggttcaggaggaggaggaaccagGATCGTCCAGGGCTTCGCAGGAGGTTCTGTGAGGccag TTGGAGATGTGCGTTTTATTTACTTGCATTTGTCTATGGAGTCTTAGTTCTCTATGAT AAACCTTGGTTTTATAATCTGAAGGAGGTTTGGGCAGGCTTCCCTAAACAA TCCATGCTGCCGTCTCAGTACTGGTATTACATCTTGGAAATGGGCTTCTACGTTTCTCTTGTCCTCAGACTCACTTTTGATGTGAAACGGAAG GACTTCAAAGAGCAGGTGATTCATCATACAGCCACTCTGATTCTTCTGAGTTTCTCCTGGATTTCAAACTTCATCCGTATTGGAACCATTGTGATGGCACTTCATGACTCCTCTGACATCGTGTTAGAG gCTGGAAAGCTATTCAACTATGCCGGGTGGGAGAAGACTACTAACGGCATGTTTGTGGTCTTTACAGCTGTCTTTATGATGACAAGACttgttatttttcctttctg GGTGATCCACTGTACATGGGTGTACCCATTGGAGTATTATGATGCCTTTTTCGGCTACTACTTCTTCAATGCGATGTTGGCAGTTCTACAGATGCTCCACCTCTACTGGGCTGTTCTCATATTACGAATGGTTTACAAGTTTATCTTCAGCAAG CTGGAAGGCGATGACAGGAGcgatgaagaagaggatgacaGTGACTCATCGAAGGAAAGAAATCACAAATTGAGTCACACAAATGGCTCTGGAACCAGAGGCTGGGCCAGTGGGCattaa